In bacterium, a genomic segment contains:
- a CDS encoding SpoIIE family protein phosphatase: MFRNVQKEQLKVPAKIEYLSELRDFVTKVGRRHGFSERVINAFKLSIDEAATNIIKHAYRDWPGNITIRAIVKANSLTIVLIDQGKYFDPRQVSDPDLKRYVEIGKKGGLGIFIMRRLLDQIDYRKTEEGNELWMIKHRDVARHPKIAVPAIPMTLKVRYWLVSMLAYSLILATIYFLNFFRRDDQVMQDYLGRAKAACSGLASDVLLTLQQPELGEDLQLLLNRDDASQLFNIVESLGRTVNKLPAEYRGFLHHALVVDRSNNIIASTDPSKRLQVYERPADAEEEESEIYSYSIPPSDRVVDIHQIVQDDKGRRLCQVHFVMNYRVISEEIQQARMKDLNMLGFIWVLGAAGLFLLIYIVMNPFRRLSEWVKALGQPGAAQEMDIDASTEIGEIAQAFSDITMKLRESQVNLAEQERLQKEMQVAQEIQQTLLPSDFPEIEGYEISSYYAAAKEVGGDYYDFVEVDKDTLGIVVADVSGKGVPGSLVMTMIRTALRTEARGIKDAAEVLSRVNDFVVNDMKKGMFVTLFYVIIDSKRRKLNYASAGHNPMILYRASKNKTFYLNPHGFPIGISLPDKNLFRNTITSDTISLAEDDILLIYTDGITEAMNRKRALFGEERFLDVIRRHGTLPPNVFVNRLHEEILSFTEGSPQNDDITLVAIKEKTTAEKIELDRAKRVFSLIEQGKTIKEACDLVGLSTYAYYNKYRDKFELTGVDSYELLGESDTLEDKHLSIEEKTKIYDIISRFPEYGAKKISEELFSERYGFLQISSSKIYEELVRAHLNTRELREAFINRGGRRRRIKPPGTPLSTLDGRVIIQRGGLSDVQEPELDEPALSAPRPAAKRRTVKSAAEPSITEPAEEKAAEPAPSIKAPVIGQRREENYVYQGRDILSIQAAELFHQAVEDLFDKRAGSQPESAAAAEEMTLELPDYAQSEDETATAEVPATGLEEDEPVALQEISAAADALEPDAEERGQAADLDLPPDHRLYEKAGRDELDFAELLQSGGGMTLEEDDALVAGQEVTDATVLYEISPDAEPSVLSLEPHLEQPIDELLEMDETQPLINPQGELDYDISEQIVRQELKERLDADQFFEFLESVSRWHGGDTENSNGESDSQVETAAAPTSAAAIEFDDLLVLLQKQRQADSTAEMLAAEQQTPRPRGSAHVEANDPRLQHAVSAYEAENYAESIRLFEEYLRFFPEDHQARMLLGNAYFRCRKLREAAQVYTAVISQDPKNPDAYENLGVVHANQGNFHHAIEVWERLLEMAPGRADIRTGIERAKRFLTESL; the protein is encoded by the coding sequence TTGTTTCGCAACGTACAAAAAGAACAACTCAAAGTTCCTGCCAAAATCGAGTATCTGAGCGAATTGCGGGATTTTGTCACCAAGGTCGGACGCCGGCATGGTTTTTCCGAGCGGGTGATCAATGCTTTCAAGCTTTCCATCGATGAAGCCGCCACCAATATCATCAAACATGCTTACCGCGACTGGCCGGGCAACATCACCATCCGCGCCATCGTCAAGGCCAACAGCCTGACTATTGTTTTAATCGATCAGGGTAAATATTTTGATCCGCGCCAAGTCAGCGATCCGGATCTCAAGCGCTATGTCGAGATCGGCAAAAAAGGCGGATTGGGCATTTTCATCATGCGCCGCCTGCTCGATCAAATCGATTATCGCAAGACCGAAGAGGGCAACGAGCTCTGGATGATTAAACATCGCGATGTGGCGAGGCATCCCAAGATCGCTGTGCCGGCCATCCCGATGACCCTCAAGGTGCGCTACTGGCTGGTCTCCATGCTGGCGTACTCTCTGATTTTGGCCACCATCTATTTTCTCAATTTCTTCCGCCGGGATGACCAGGTGATGCAGGATTACCTCGGCCGTGCCAAGGCCGCCTGTTCCGGCTTGGCTTCCGATGTGCTGCTGACCCTGCAGCAGCCCGAGCTGGGCGAGGACTTGCAGCTGCTGCTTAACCGCGATGACGCCTCGCAACTGTTCAACATCGTCGAGAGTCTCGGCCGCACGGTCAACAAACTGCCGGCGGAATATCGCGGTTTCCTTCACCACGCCCTGGTGGTGGACCGCAGCAACAACATCATCGCTTCCACCGATCCCAGCAAGCGGCTGCAGGTGTATGAACGGCCTGCGGATGCGGAGGAGGAGGAATCCGAGATTTACAGTTACTCCATCCCTCCATCGGATCGCGTCGTCGATATCCATCAGATCGTGCAGGATGACAAGGGCCGGCGGTTGTGCCAGGTCCATTTCGTGATGAACTATCGAGTGATCAGCGAGGAGATCCAGCAGGCGCGGATGAAAGATTTGAACATGCTCGGTTTTATCTGGGTGCTGGGCGCCGCGGGTTTGTTTCTGCTCATCTATATCGTCATGAATCCCTTCCGCCGGCTTTCAGAATGGGTCAAGGCCCTGGGCCAGCCGGGCGCAGCCCAAGAGATGGACATCGACGCCTCGACCGAGATCGGCGAAATCGCCCAGGCTTTCAGCGACATCACCATGAAGCTGCGCGAATCTCAGGTCAACCTGGCTGAACAGGAACGTCTGCAGAAAGAGATGCAGGTGGCGCAGGAGATCCAGCAGACGCTGTTGCCTTCGGATTTCCCCGAGATCGAGGGATACGAGATTTCCTCCTATTATGCAGCGGCTAAGGAGGTGGGCGGCGACTATTACGACTTTGTCGAGGTGGACAAGGATACGCTGGGAATCGTGGTGGCCGATGTGTCCGGCAAGGGCGTGCCCGGCTCCCTGGTCATGACCATGATCCGGACGGCATTGCGCACCGAAGCGCGCGGCATCAAAGACGCTGCAGAAGTGCTGTCACGCGTCAACGATTTTGTGGTCAACGACATGAAGAAGGGCATGTTCGTCACTCTGTTTTACGTCATCATCGATTCCAAGCGGCGCAAACTCAACTATGCCAGCGCCGGCCATAATCCCATGATCCTCTACCGGGCCAGCAAGAATAAAACCTTTTACTTGAATCCCCACGGATTTCCCATCGGCATCTCGCTTCCGGATAAAAATCTTTTCCGCAACACCATTACCTCGGACACGATCTCGCTGGCTGAGGATGACATCCTGCTCATTTATACCGACGGCATCACCGAGGCCATGAACCGCAAACGTGCTCTGTTCGGCGAAGAAAGGTTTCTCGACGTCATTCGCCGACACGGCACTTTGCCGCCGAATGTGTTTGTCAACCGGTTGCATGAGGAGATCCTTTCGTTCACCGAAGGCAGCCCGCAAAATGACGACATCACCCTGGTGGCGATCAAGGAAAAAACCACCGCAGAAAAGATCGAGCTGGATCGGGCGAAAAGAGTGTTCAGCCTGATCGAGCAGGGCAAAACCATCAAAGAGGCGTGCGATCTGGTGGGGCTGTCTACTTATGCTTATTATAACAAATACCGGGACAAGTTTGAATTGACCGGCGTCGACAGCTATGAGCTGCTTGGAGAGTCGGATACACTGGAGGACAAGCACCTCAGCATTGAAGAGAAGACCAAAATTTATGATATCATCAGCCGGTTTCCGGAATACGGCGCAAAAAAGATAAGCGAAGAACTTTTCAGCGAACGCTACGGGTTTCTTCAGATCAGCAGCTCGAAGATCTATGAAGAACTGGTGCGTGCGCATCTGAACACGCGTGAACTGCGCGAGGCGTTTATCAATCGCGGCGGCCGACGGCGCCGGATCAAACCACCGGGCACGCCGTTGTCGACACTGGACGGCCGCGTGATCATTCAGCGCGGCGGGTTGTCCGATGTCCAGGAACCAGAGCTCGATGAGCCGGCTTTGTCCGCGCCCCGGCCTGCAGCCAAACGGCGGACGGTGAAATCAGCCGCTGAGCCTTCCATCACCGAGCCTGCCGAGGAAAAAGCCGCCGAACCGGCGCCCTCTATCAAGGCTCCGGTCATCGGCCAACGGCGCGAGGAGAATTATGTCTACCAAGGACGGGATATCCTGAGCATTCAAGCTGCGGAGCTTTTTCATCAGGCGGTGGAGGATCTGTTCGACAAACGCGCAGGCAGCCAGCCGGAGAGCGCCGCAGCCGCAGAGGAGATGACCCTGGAGCTGCCTGACTATGCCCAGTCAGAGGACGAGACAGCGACGGCTGAGGTTCCTGCAACCGGCCTGGAGGAGGACGAACCAGTTGCGTTGCAGGAAATTTCAGCCGCCGCCGACGCTCTGGAACCGGATGCAGAGGAGCGAGGCCAGGCGGCTGACCTGGATCTACCGCCGGATCATCGTTTGTATGAAAAAGCGGGCAGGGATGAATTGGACTTTGCCGAGCTGCTGCAATCCGGCGGCGGCATGACTCTGGAGGAAGACGACGCGCTGGTTGCCGGGCAGGAGGTGACCGATGCGACGGTTTTGTATGAGATCAGCCCTGACGCTGAACCGTCGGTCCTGTCACTGGAGCCTCATCTTGAGCAGCCCATCGATGAACTGCTGGAGATGGACGAGACGCAGCCCCTGATCAATCCACAGGGAGAGTTGGATTACGACATTTCGGAACAGATCGTCCGACAGGAGCTGAAAGAGCGGTTGGACGCTGATCAGTTTTTTGAATTCTTAGAGTCTGTGAGCCGATGGCATGGCGGCGACACGGAAAACTCGAACGGCGAAAGCGACAGCCAAGTGGAAACCGCTGCGGCGCCGACATCCGCCGCGGCCATCGAGTTTGACGATTTGCTGGTGTTACTGCAAAAGCAACGGCAGGCGGATTCCACCGCCGAAATGCTGGCCGCTGAGCAGCAAACGCCAAGACCCAGAGGGTCGGCCCACGTGGAGGCGAACGATCCTCGGCTGCAGCATGCGGTGAGTGCCTATGAAGCGGAAAACTATGCAGAATCGATCCGTTTGTTTGAAGAGTATCTGCGTTTTTTCCCTGAGGATCACCAGGCGCGCATGTTGCTGGGAAACGCCTATTTTCGTTGCCGTAAATTGCGCGAGGCCGCCCAGGTTTACACGGCGGTGATCAGCCAGGATCCAAAGAATCCGGACGCGTATGAAAATTTGGGCGTGGTGCACGCCAACCAGGGTAATTTCCACCATGCGATAGAAGTGTGGGAGAGATTGCTGGAAATGGCGCCGGGCCGCGCCGACATCCGTACGGGGATTGAACGAGCCAAACGTTTTTTGACCGAAAGCCTGTAA
- the dprA gene encoding DNA-protecting protein DprA, protein MSPAELQALLQLWHVPGIGSWRMRNLLARFQTASRVLKASVRELSQVDGIDQILAGHIKQSAAERFAEDQLQRVQTHHTHLLTYWDADYPEWLKTINDPPVVLFVQGSLPCLSQKQLAVVGTRNPSVYGRLMAEQFSRDLTVAGFCVVSGLARGVDTCAHRAALATGGNTIAVLASGVDVIYPEENLGLAQEIAERGALVSEYPMATKPEASYFPRRNRIIAGLSLATLVIEAGQGSGALITADYALECNREVLALPGNINNAKSLGCNRMIQQGAKLVTCVEDILEELPGYGAGSEAKPVSLLLSQDEERLLALLTTEPQHIDALATRAALPTAKVLSLLLQLELRGLVLQLAGKQFVRKG, encoded by the coding sequence ATGTCACCTGCCGAGCTTCAAGCGCTATTGCAGCTGTGGCATGTTCCCGGGATCGGCTCTTGGCGCATGCGCAATTTGTTGGCCCGTTTTCAAACCGCCAGCCGGGTTCTCAAGGCATCTGTCCGCGAGCTGTCGCAGGTCGACGGCATCGATCAGATTTTGGCCGGCCACATCAAACAAAGCGCTGCTGAGAGGTTTGCCGAAGACCAGCTGCAGCGAGTGCAAACGCATCACACCCATTTGCTCACTTATTGGGATGCGGATTATCCCGAATGGCTCAAGACCATCAATGACCCGCCGGTTGTGTTGTTTGTTCAGGGCTCCCTGCCGTGTCTGTCCCAGAAGCAACTGGCTGTGGTGGGAACGCGCAACCCCTCTGTCTATGGCCGATTGATGGCTGAGCAGTTCAGCCGGGATTTGACCGTAGCGGGGTTTTGTGTTGTCAGCGGCCTGGCGCGAGGAGTGGACACCTGCGCGCACCGGGCCGCTCTGGCGACCGGCGGCAACACCATCGCGGTTCTGGCCAGCGGCGTGGACGTTATTTATCCGGAGGAGAACCTCGGGCTGGCGCAGGAGATTGCGGAACGCGGCGCCCTGGTCTCGGAATATCCCATGGCCACCAAGCCCGAGGCCTCGTATTTTCCCCGCCGCAATCGTATCATCGCCGGCCTGTCGCTGGCCACGCTGGTGATTGAAGCGGGTCAGGGCAGCGGCGCACTTATCACGGCGGACTATGCTCTGGAATGCAACCGCGAAGTCCTTGCGCTGCCCGGCAACATCAATAATGCTAAAAGTCTCGGCTGCAACCGCATGATTCAGCAGGGCGCCAAGCTGGTGACCTGCGTGGAGGATATTTTGGAGGAGTTGCCTGGATACGGTGCCGGTTCAGAGGCCAAGCCCGTGTCTCTGCTGCTTTCGCAAGACGAAGAGCGGCTGCTCGCTCTGCTCACCACTGAACCGCAGCATATCGATGCGTTGGCCACCCGCGCTGCTCTGCCCACCGCCAAAGTGCTGTCCCTCCTTTTGCAACTGGAATTGCGCGGCCTGGTGCTGCAATTGGCGGGCAAGCAGTTCGTACGCAAGGGCTGA
- a CDS encoding STAS domain-containing protein, whose amino-acid sequence MEGIQLSVEKVGYRNSISIIKVGGYIDTTTSSELEHALNTLLKAGSYNIIIDLGNVDYVSSAGWGIFISEIKGIREKGGDLKLVRMIPEVYEVFELLEFHFILKAFETIDEAVKDFEKTLAAKGYEITAPVTDGEFQSTPVVPAPQTVNKKAAAAKTTETLQDKVQKIIRDDPEAGTIQILKTLNSSTYGYEKPGWFALRKLLKQLDLDSKRKRLRFSTKG is encoded by the coding sequence ATGGAAGGTATTCAACTTTCTGTTGAAAAGGTAGGGTATCGCAACAGCATCTCGATTATTAAGGTAGGCGGGTACATCGACACCACCACCTCGTCTGAGTTGGAGCATGCGTTGAATACGTTGCTCAAGGCCGGTTCCTACAACATCATCATCGATCTGGGAAATGTGGACTATGTCAGCTCCGCCGGCTGGGGAATTTTTATCAGCGAGATCAAAGGCATTCGGGAGAAGGGCGGCGACTTGAAGCTGGTGCGGATGATTCCCGAAGTGTACGAAGTGTTTGAACTGCTGGAATTCCATTTCATTCTCAAAGCGTTTGAAACAATTGACGAGGCGGTCAAAGATTTTGAGAAAACCCTGGCTGCCAAAGGCTATGAAATCACCGCGCCGGTCACTGATGGCGAGTTTCAATCCACACCGGTTGTACCGGCGCCTCAAACGGTCAATAAAAAAGCTGCGGCGGCCAAAACGACTGAGACTCTACAGGACAAGGTGCAAAAGATCATCCGGGACGATCCGGAGGCAGGCACCATCCAAATACTCAAAACGTTGAACTCTTCCACCTATGGCTATGAAAAGCCAGGGTGGTTTGCGCTGCGTAAATTGCTCAAGCAATTGGATCTGGATTCAAAACGGAAACGGCTGCGGTTCTCGACAAAAGGATAA
- the obgE gene encoding GTPase ObgE: MFIDRAEIHVKAGNGGSGCIAFRREKYVPKGGPAGGDGGHGGDVVVVADEHVRTLLDFKYKNKYSAQNGRHGQGDLKTGKSGQPLTLRLPVGTLILDKESEEILVDLTRAGQTAVVAKGGRGGRGNARFTSSTNRTPRQYEEGQEGEERTLMLELKLLADVGLVGLPNAGKSTLLSCISAARPKIADYAFTTLQPNLGIVHYQDGHSFVVADIPGLIEGAHAGRGLGFQFLRHIERTSVLAILIDATAENPRADFRVLMNELVSYKKNLEKKPRVIVFTKKDLLTKRFHAPCLSRGDPHVVISAVAGFHLDELVRLLWERLNTTS; this comes from the coding sequence ATGTTCATCGATCGTGCAGAGATACATGTAAAAGCGGGAAACGGCGGTTCGGGCTGCATCGCCTTTCGCAGGGAGAAATATGTCCCCAAGGGCGGGCCGGCCGGCGGCGACGGCGGCCACGGCGGCGATGTGGTGGTGGTGGCCGACGAACACGTGCGCACGCTGCTGGATTTCAAATACAAAAACAAATATAGCGCCCAGAACGGCCGCCACGGTCAGGGCGACCTTAAAACCGGCAAAAGCGGGCAACCGCTCACCCTGCGACTGCCGGTCGGCACGCTGATTTTGGATAAAGAGTCTGAAGAGATCTTGGTGGATCTGACCCGCGCCGGCCAGACGGCAGTGGTGGCCAAAGGCGGCCGCGGCGGCCGGGGCAACGCCCGCTTTACCTCTTCCACCAATCGCACACCGCGCCAGTATGAAGAGGGTCAGGAGGGCGAGGAGAGGACACTGATGCTGGAACTCAAGCTGCTGGCGGATGTGGGGTTGGTCGGATTGCCGAACGCCGGCAAATCGACGCTGTTGTCCTGCATCTCCGCCGCGCGGCCCAAGATCGCTGATTATGCCTTCACCACCTTGCAGCCAAACCTCGGCATCGTTCACTATCAAGATGGCCATTCTTTTGTGGTGGCCGATATCCCCGGATTGATCGAGGGCGCTCATGCCGGCCGAGGGCTGGGTTTCCAGTTTCTCCGCCACATCGAACGGACAAGTGTGCTGGCCATTCTGATCGACGCCACCGCGGAAAACCCACGAGCGGATTTCAGGGTGCTGATGAATGAACTGGTCTCTTATAAAAAAAATTTAGAAAAAAAACCGAGAGTGATCGTGTTTACTAAAAAAGACCTGCTGACCAAACGGTTTCACGCACCATGCTTATCCCGCGGAGATCCCCATGTGGTCATCTCTGCTGTGGCTGGATTTCATCTGGATGAGCTGGTGCGACTTTTGTGGGAAAGGCTGAATACGACATCTTAA